One window of the Branchiostoma lanceolatum isolate klBraLanc5 chromosome 3, klBraLanc5.hap2, whole genome shotgun sequence genome contains the following:
- the LOC136430234 gene encoding ETS-related transcription factor Elf-3-like isoform X1: MAEALQQAIDDTTLDLGQFLSNFPIPTPTQFAIPQPPEAVFPTPPTTPPNSMSGTWGHIKTEMPSSCAMQNEPSFTELQMAQSNYMSIQNQFNWCSSHPMNWSYTQVRGFLTWAVAEYELPPHEINFEHFRVNGAKLCMMSREEFSLLCPNYGDILYLSIGKVLEEAQYLYDPTPAFCEGPSDTTMSESVRAMHEEMMNMEFIQAPVDDLPMVDLFPDCGGITADDIDVNDKFDDVNVELPSDFPPSPTSTDSYSSMSPGRTSPYSFGSESDCDQTLGNLSFMPRYETSDGDSDHDSCGSSPHGSYSDELHMYDSDKDVKPTMDFSVQNAPINMKIKPGVVPERRARGRPRKVRTVTEEMLTTGKRGRQHSKGNHLWEFVRDLLKNPSTNPKVIKWEDRRDGIFRFVQSEAVANMWGRKKNNPNMTYEKLSRAMRYYYKRHILERVDGKRLVYRFGTEAKGWRENE; this comes from the exons ATGGCAGAGGCACTACAACAG gCGATCGACGACACCACCCTCGACTTGGGCCAGTTTCTGTCCAACTTCCCCATTCCCACGCCGACGCAGTTTGCGATTCCACAGCCGCCAGAAGCCGTGTTCCCGACACCGCCCACCACACCACCGAACAGCATGTCCGGCACCTGGGGACACATCAAGACGGAGATGCCGTCTAGCTGCGCAATGCAGAACGAGCCGTCGTTCACCGAGCTGCAGATGGCACAGTCCAACTACATGTCCATCCAGAACCAGTTCA ACTGGTGCAGCAGCCACCCGATGAACTGGTCCTACACCCAAGTGCGCGGCTTCCTCACCTGGGCAGTCGCCGAGTACGAGCTGCCGCCGCACGAGATCAACTTCGAGCACTTCCGCGTCAACGGCGCCAAGCTGTGCATGATGAGTCGGGAGGAGTTCTCCCTGCTTTGCCCCAACTACGGAGACATCTTGTACCTGTCAATTGGCAAAGTACTGGAAGAAG CTCAGTACCTCTATGACCCAACCCCTGCCTTCTGTGAAGGCCCCAGTGACACTACTATGTCAGAGTCAGTACGTGCTATGCATGAGGAGATGATGAACATGGAGTTTATCCAAGCCCCTGTGGACG ACCTGCCCATGGTGGACCTGTTCCCGGACTGTGGCGGGATCACCGCTGATGACATCGATGTCAACGACAAGTTTGACGATGTCAACGTCGAGCTCCCGAGCGACTTCCCCCCCAGCCCGACCTCCACAGACTCCTACTCATCCATGTCGCCTGGGCGCACCTCGCCGTACTCCTTTGGCAGCGAGTCAG ACTGTGACCAGACCCTGGGTAACCTCTCCTTCATGCCACGGTATGAGACAAGTGACGGGGACTCGGACCACGACAGCTGCGGCTCCTCTCCCCATGGGAGCTACTCTGATG AGTTGCACATGTACGACTCGGACAAAGACGTCAAACCCACCATGGACTTCTCTGTGCAAAACGCACCGATCAACATGAAGATCAAGCCCGGCGTTGTCCCCGAGAGGAGGGCCCGTGGCCGCCCGAGGAAGGTGCGCACGGTGACCGAGGAGATGCTGACCACAGGGAAGAGAGGACGCCAGCATA GCAAGGGCAACCACCTGTGGGAGTTTGTGAGGGACCTGCTGAAGAACCCGTCCACCAACCCCAAGGTCATCAAGTGGGAGGACAGGCGTGACGGCATCTTCCGCTTCGTCCAGTCCGAGGCCGTCGCCAACATGTGGGGGCGCAAGAAGAACAACCCCAACATGACCTACGAGAAGCTGTCTCGCGCTATGAG GTATTACTACAAGCGTCACATCCTGGAGCGCGTCGACGGCAAGCGCTTGGTCTATCGCTTCGGAACCGAGGCCAAGGGGTGGAGGGAGAACGAGtag
- the LOC136430234 gene encoding ETS-related transcription factor Elf-3-like isoform X2, whose protein sequence is MAEALQQAIDDTTLDLGQFLSNFPIPTPTQFAIPQPPEAVFPTPPTTPPNSMSGTWGHIKTEMPSSCAMQNEPSFTELQMAQSNYMSIQNQFNWCSSHPMNWSYTQVRGFLTWAVAEYELPPHEINFEHFRVNGAKLCMMSREEFSLLCPNYGDILYLSIGKVLEEAQYLYDPTPAFCEGPSDTTMSESVRAMHEEMMNMEFIQAPVDDLPMVDLFPDCGGITADDIDVNDKFDDVNVELPSDFPPSPTSTDSYSSMSPGRTSPYSFGSESDCDQTLGNLSFMPRYETSDGDSDHDSCGSSPHGSYSDELHMYDSDKDVKPTMDFSVQNAPINMKIKPGVVPERRARGRPRKVRTVTEEMLTTGKRGRQHSKGNHLWEFVRDLLKNPSTNPKVIKWEDRRDGIFRFVQSEAVANMWGRKKNNPNMTYEKLSRAMRYYYKRQILQQVPERRLVYKFGPAATGWKDNE, encoded by the exons ATGGCAGAGGCACTACAACAG gCGATCGACGACACCACCCTCGACTTGGGCCAGTTTCTGTCCAACTTCCCCATTCCCACGCCGACGCAGTTTGCGATTCCACAGCCGCCAGAAGCCGTGTTCCCGACACCGCCCACCACACCACCGAACAGCATGTCCGGCACCTGGGGACACATCAAGACGGAGATGCCGTCTAGCTGCGCAATGCAGAACGAGCCGTCGTTCACCGAGCTGCAGATGGCACAGTCCAACTACATGTCCATCCAGAACCAGTTCA ACTGGTGCAGCAGCCACCCGATGAACTGGTCCTACACCCAAGTGCGCGGCTTCCTCACCTGGGCAGTCGCCGAGTACGAGCTGCCGCCGCACGAGATCAACTTCGAGCACTTCCGCGTCAACGGCGCCAAGCTGTGCATGATGAGTCGGGAGGAGTTCTCCCTGCTTTGCCCCAACTACGGAGACATCTTGTACCTGTCAATTGGCAAAGTACTGGAAGAAG CTCAGTACCTCTATGACCCAACCCCTGCCTTCTGTGAAGGCCCCAGTGACACTACTATGTCAGAGTCAGTACGTGCTATGCATGAGGAGATGATGAACATGGAGTTTATCCAAGCCCCTGTGGACG ACCTGCCCATGGTGGACCTGTTCCCGGACTGTGGCGGGATCACCGCTGATGACATCGATGTCAACGACAAGTTTGACGATGTCAACGTCGAGCTCCCGAGCGACTTCCCCCCCAGCCCGACCTCCACAGACTCCTACTCATCCATGTCGCCTGGGCGCACCTCGCCGTACTCCTTTGGCAGCGAGTCAG ACTGTGACCAGACCCTGGGTAACCTCTCCTTCATGCCACGGTATGAGACAAGTGACGGGGACTCGGACCACGACAGCTGCGGCTCCTCTCCCCATGGGAGCTACTCTGATG AGTTGCACATGTACGACTCGGACAAAGACGTCAAACCCACCATGGACTTCTCTGTGCAAAACGCACCGATCAACATGAAGATCAAGCCCGGCGTTGTCCCCGAGAGGAGGGCCCGTGGCCGCCCGAGGAAGGTGCGCACGGTGACCGAGGAGATGCTGACCACAGGGAAGAGAGGACGCCAGCATA GCAAGGGCAACCACCTGTGGGAGTTTGTGAGGGACCTGCTGAAGAACCCGTCCACCAACCCCAAGGTCATCAAGTGGGAGGACAGGCGTGACGGCATCTTCCGCTTCGTCCAGTCCGAGGCCGTCGCCAACATGTGGGGGCGCAAGAAGAACAACCCCAACATGACCTACGAGAAGCTGTCTCGCGCTATGAG GTACTACTACAAACGTCAGATCCTGCAGCAGGTGCCTGAGCGCCGCCTAGTGTACAAGTTTGGTCCTGCAGCGACCGGTTGGAAGGACAATGAGTAG
- the LOC136430234 gene encoding ETS homologous factor-like isoform X3 produces the protein MAEALQQAIDDTTLDLGQFLSNFPIPTPTQFAIPQPPEAVFPTPPTTPPNSMSGTWGHIKTEMPSSCAMQNEPSFTELQMAQSNYMSIQNQFNWCSSHPMNWSYTQVRGFLTWAVAEYELPPHEINFEHFRVNGAKLCMMSREEFSLLCPNYGDILYLSIGKVLEEDLPMVDLFPDCGGITADDIDVNDKFDDVNVELPSDFPPSPTSTDSYSSMSPGRTSPYSFGSESDCDQTLGNLSFMPRYETSDGDSDHDSCGSSPHGSYSDELHMYDSDKDVKPTMDFSVQNAPINMKIKPGVVPERRARGRPRKVRTVTEEMLTTGKRGRQHSKGNHLWEFVRDLLKNPSTNPKVIKWEDRRDGIFRFVQSEAVANMWGRKKNNPNMTYEKLSRAMRYYYKRHILERVDGKRLVYRFGTEAKGWRENE, from the exons ATGGCAGAGGCACTACAACAG gCGATCGACGACACCACCCTCGACTTGGGCCAGTTTCTGTCCAACTTCCCCATTCCCACGCCGACGCAGTTTGCGATTCCACAGCCGCCAGAAGCCGTGTTCCCGACACCGCCCACCACACCACCGAACAGCATGTCCGGCACCTGGGGACACATCAAGACGGAGATGCCGTCTAGCTGCGCAATGCAGAACGAGCCGTCGTTCACCGAGCTGCAGATGGCACAGTCCAACTACATGTCCATCCAGAACCAGTTCA ACTGGTGCAGCAGCCACCCGATGAACTGGTCCTACACCCAAGTGCGCGGCTTCCTCACCTGGGCAGTCGCCGAGTACGAGCTGCCGCCGCACGAGATCAACTTCGAGCACTTCCGCGTCAACGGCGCCAAGCTGTGCATGATGAGTCGGGAGGAGTTCTCCCTGCTTTGCCCCAACTACGGAGACATCTTGTACCTGTCAATTGGCAAAGTACTGGAAGAAG ACCTGCCCATGGTGGACCTGTTCCCGGACTGTGGCGGGATCACCGCTGATGACATCGATGTCAACGACAAGTTTGACGATGTCAACGTCGAGCTCCCGAGCGACTTCCCCCCCAGCCCGACCTCCACAGACTCCTACTCATCCATGTCGCCTGGGCGCACCTCGCCGTACTCCTTTGGCAGCGAGTCAG ACTGTGACCAGACCCTGGGTAACCTCTCCTTCATGCCACGGTATGAGACAAGTGACGGGGACTCGGACCACGACAGCTGCGGCTCCTCTCCCCATGGGAGCTACTCTGATG AGTTGCACATGTACGACTCGGACAAAGACGTCAAACCCACCATGGACTTCTCTGTGCAAAACGCACCGATCAACATGAAGATCAAGCCCGGCGTTGTCCCCGAGAGGAGGGCCCGTGGCCGCCCGAGGAAGGTGCGCACGGTGACCGAGGAGATGCTGACCACAGGGAAGAGAGGACGCCAGCATA GCAAGGGCAACCACCTGTGGGAGTTTGTGAGGGACCTGCTGAAGAACCCGTCCACCAACCCCAAGGTCATCAAGTGGGAGGACAGGCGTGACGGCATCTTCCGCTTCGTCCAGTCCGAGGCCGTCGCCAACATGTGGGGGCGCAAGAAGAACAACCCCAACATGACCTACGAGAAGCTGTCTCGCGCTATGAG GTATTACTACAAGCGTCACATCCTGGAGCGCGTCGACGGCAAGCGCTTGGTCTATCGCTTCGGAACCGAGGCCAAGGGGTGGAGGGAGAACGAGtag
- the LOC136430234 gene encoding ETS-related transcription factor Elf-3-like isoform X4, which produces MSGTWGHIKTEMPSSCAMQNEPSFTELQMAQSNYMSIQNQFNWCSSHPMNWSYTQVRGFLTWAVAEYELPPHEINFEHFRVNGAKLCMMSREEFSLLCPNYGDILYLSIGKVLEEAQYLYDPTPAFCEGPSDTTMSESVRAMHEEMMNMEFIQAPVDDLPMVDLFPDCGGITADDIDVNDKFDDVNVELPSDFPPSPTSTDSYSSMSPGRTSPYSFGSESDCDQTLGNLSFMPRYETSDGDSDHDSCGSSPHGSYSDELHMYDSDKDVKPTMDFSVQNAPINMKIKPGVVPERRARGRPRKVRTVTEEMLTTGKRGRQHSKGNHLWEFVRDLLKNPSTNPKVIKWEDRRDGIFRFVQSEAVANMWGRKKNNPNMTYEKLSRAMRYYYKRHILERVDGKRLVYRFGTEAKGWRENE; this is translated from the exons ATGTCCGGCACCTGGGGACACATCAAGACGGAGATGCCGTCTAGCTGCGCAATGCAGAACGAGCCGTCGTTCACCGAGCTGCAGATGGCACAGTCCAACTACATGTCCATCCAGAACCAGTTCA ACTGGTGCAGCAGCCACCCGATGAACTGGTCCTACACCCAAGTGCGCGGCTTCCTCACCTGGGCAGTCGCCGAGTACGAGCTGCCGCCGCACGAGATCAACTTCGAGCACTTCCGCGTCAACGGCGCCAAGCTGTGCATGATGAGTCGGGAGGAGTTCTCCCTGCTTTGCCCCAACTACGGAGACATCTTGTACCTGTCAATTGGCAAAGTACTGGAAGAAG CTCAGTACCTCTATGACCCAACCCCTGCCTTCTGTGAAGGCCCCAGTGACACTACTATGTCAGAGTCAGTACGTGCTATGCATGAGGAGATGATGAACATGGAGTTTATCCAAGCCCCTGTGGACG ACCTGCCCATGGTGGACCTGTTCCCGGACTGTGGCGGGATCACCGCTGATGACATCGATGTCAACGACAAGTTTGACGATGTCAACGTCGAGCTCCCGAGCGACTTCCCCCCCAGCCCGACCTCCACAGACTCCTACTCATCCATGTCGCCTGGGCGCACCTCGCCGTACTCCTTTGGCAGCGAGTCAG ACTGTGACCAGACCCTGGGTAACCTCTCCTTCATGCCACGGTATGAGACAAGTGACGGGGACTCGGACCACGACAGCTGCGGCTCCTCTCCCCATGGGAGCTACTCTGATG AGTTGCACATGTACGACTCGGACAAAGACGTCAAACCCACCATGGACTTCTCTGTGCAAAACGCACCGATCAACATGAAGATCAAGCCCGGCGTTGTCCCCGAGAGGAGGGCCCGTGGCCGCCCGAGGAAGGTGCGCACGGTGACCGAGGAGATGCTGACCACAGGGAAGAGAGGACGCCAGCATA GCAAGGGCAACCACCTGTGGGAGTTTGTGAGGGACCTGCTGAAGAACCCGTCCACCAACCCCAAGGTCATCAAGTGGGAGGACAGGCGTGACGGCATCTTCCGCTTCGTCCAGTCCGAGGCCGTCGCCAACATGTGGGGGCGCAAGAAGAACAACCCCAACATGACCTACGAGAAGCTGTCTCGCGCTATGAG GTATTACTACAAGCGTCACATCCTGGAGCGCGTCGACGGCAAGCGCTTGGTCTATCGCTTCGGAACCGAGGCCAAGGGGTGGAGGGAGAACGAGtag
- the LOC136430236 gene encoding protein CLN8-like — MGLLQTIHPSLEELDYTQPTVQAAVIGGTILFFLVFQLLTRLVSSRTEVYRRLDTAGDKVGWVRAILGMFFGTVSTVAGVWTIFWDDSVKTDIAMATTPTGRFALLFSVGFSIFELMQLATMSLTRRVFYPIVFLHHTWLTALLTQVMWCDRLQYLTVAGLAMEIILPCDRISWLLLKAGMRNTRVWEWNQLLLIHTFSLRNMVECYMWFHTYRNWRRIWSVTPLHLLCLVYGGLVLTTFWMTPFWWIESIRRYSVTFKARRQMNLRAKNNVSDEKTQ, encoded by the exons ATGGGACTGCTCCAGACTATCCATCCGTCCCTGGAAGAGTTAGACTACACCCAGCCGACGGTCCAGGCAGCTGTTATAGGAGGGACCATCCTCTTCTTCCTGGTGTTCCAACTACTGACCCGTCTGGTGTCCAGTCGGACGGAGGTGTACAGGCGTCTGGATACAGCAGGGGATAAG GTCGGATGGGTCAGGGCCATTCTGGGGATGTTCTTTGGCACTGTCTCCACGGTGGCGGGGGTATGGACCATCTTTTGGGACGACTCCGTCAAGACTgacatcgccatggcaaccacgCCCACAGGACGCTTCGCGCTGCTCTTCTCTGTCGGGTTCTCAATCTTCGAATTGATGCAG cttGCTACGATGTCCCTCACACGCCGTGTGTTCTATCCCATCGTGTTCCTCCACCACACCTGGCTCACCGCCCTCCTGACACAGGTGATGTGGTGCGACCGTCTTCAGTACCTCACTGTGGCGGGGCTTGCCATGGAGATCATCCTACCGTGCGACCGGATCAGCTGGCTCCTGCTTAAAGCCGGGATGAGGAACACGAGGGTTTGGGAATGGAACCAGTTGCTTCTCATCCACACCTTCTCCCTGCGAAACATGGTGGAATGCTACATGTGGTTCCACACCTACAGGAACTGGCGCAGGATCTGGAGTGTGACTCCTCTGCACCTGCTGTGCCTCGTGTATGGCGGACTGGTTCTCACCACGTTTTGGATGACGCCATTTTGGTGGATCGAGAGTATCAGGAGGTATTCCGTCACCTTCAAGGCAAGGAGGCAGATGAACCTACGTGCTAAAAACAATGTTAGCGACGAAAAGACACAGTAA
- the LOC136430235 gene encoding ankyrin repeat and SOCS box protein 5-like produces MDHVKNMVQAAMIGDTQAVQLCLDKGVDINASWNNRTALGAACREKKVDTVKFLLSCGADVNHTPGGRPTQAALIIAAEEGQPDIVKLLLSHGADVNITDRWRYSALLSAASKGHVACQEILIENEANVDQTGIDMASALHCVTGEELTMKDADPYRINTEDSLRLCRSLLQAGANPNIGDGGARGTPLHVAARGDHVELTRLLLEAGADMNAADSLGKKPVDVAPVDSATKTLLLSPSPLTLCQLCRLVVWSSLGKERLHAVDRLRIPSAHKTFLQFV; encoded by the exons ATGGACCACGTAAAGAACATGGTCCAGGCCGCCATGATTGGAGACACACAAGCGGTGCAACTTTGCCTCG ACAAAGGTGTAGATATCAACGCCTCCTGGAACAACCGCACGGCTCTGGGGGCCGCCTGCAGAGAGAAAAAAGTAGACACTGTCAAGTTCCTACTGTCGTGCGGAGCAGATGTCAATCATACACCAG GTGGTAGACCGACACAGGCTGCATTGATCATAGCTGCGGAAGAAGGTCAGCCGGACATTGTCAAGTTGCTGCTATCACACGGTGCAGACGTCAACATTACCGACAGGTGGCGCTACTCTGCGCTTCTCTCAGCAGCCTCCAAGGGGCATGTGGCATGTCAGGAAATCCTTATAG AAAACGAGGCGAACGTTGACCAGACGGGGATCGACATGGCGTCTGCCCTCCACTGCGTCACGGGGGAGGAGTTAACCATGAAGGACGCCGATCCTTACCGCATCAACACTGAG GACTCTCTGCGACTCTGTAGGTCCCTCCTGCAGGCCGGTGCCAACCCGAACATCGGAGACGGGGGCGCTCGGGGGACACCACTCCATGTTGCCGCTCGGGGTGACCATGTAGAACTTACAAGACTTCTCCTAGAAGCCGGGGCAGACATGAATGCCGCCGACTCTCTGGGGAAGAAACCGGTGGATGTCGCGCCCGTCGACAGTGCCACGAAAACCTTACTGCTCAGCCCCAGCCCGCTGACGCTGTGTCAGCTGTGCCGACTGGTCGTGTGGAGCAGTCTCGGGAAAGAACGACTACATGCTGTAGACAGGCTGAGAATCCCCTCAGCACATAAGACTTTCCTCCAGTTTGTctga
- the LOC136430238 gene encoding ankyrin repeat and SOCS box protein 5-like, with protein MDHVKNMVQAAMIGETQAVQLCLDKGVDINASWNNRTALGAACREKKVDTVKFLLSCGADVNHTPDKVLIIAAEEGQPDIVKLLLSHGADVNITDRWRYSALLSAASKGHVACQEILIENEANVDQTGIDMASALHCVTGEELTMKDADPYRINTEDSLRLCRSLLQAGANPTIGVSARGTPLHVAARSDHVELTRLLLEAGADMNAVDSLKKKPVDLAPVDSATKALLLSPSPLTLCQLCRLVVWSSLGKERLHAVDRLRIPSAHKTFLKFV; from the exons ATGGACCACGTAAAGAACATGGTCCAGGCCGCCATGATTGGAGAGACACAAGCGGTGCAACTTTGCCTCG ACAAAGGTGTAGATATCAACGCCTCCTGGAACAACCGCACGGCCCTGGGGGCCGCCTGCAGAGAGAAAAAAGTAGACACTGTCAAGTTCCTACTGTCGTGCGGAGCAGATGTCAATCATACACCAG ACAAAGTATTGATCATAGCTGCGGAAGAGGGCCAGCCGGACATTGTCAAGTTGCTGCTATCACACGGTGCAGACGTCAACATTACCGACAGGTGGCGCTACTCTGCGCTTCTCTCAGCAGCCTCCAAGGGGCATGTGGCATGTCAGGAAATCCTTATAG AAAACGAGGCGAACGTTGACCAGACGGGGATCGACATGGCGTCTGCCCTCCACTGCGTCACGGGGGAGGAGCTAACCATGAAGGACGCCGATCCTTACCGCATCAACACTGAG GACTCTCTGCGACTCTGTAGGTCCCTCCTGCAGGCCGGTGCCAACCCGACTATTGGAGTTAGCGCAAGGGGGACTCCACTCCATGTTGCCGCTCGGAGTGACCATGTAGAACTTACAAGACTTCTGCTAGAAGCCGGGGCAGACATGAATGCCGTCGACTCTCTGAAGAAGAAACCGGTGGATCTCGCTCCGGTCGACAGTGCCACGAAAGCCTTACTGCTCAGCCCCAGCCCGCTGACGCTGTGTCAGCTGTGCCGACTGGTCGTGTGGAGCAGCCTCGGGAAAGAACGACTACATGCTGTAGACAGGCTGAGAATCCCCTCAGCACATAAGACTTTCCTCAAGTTTGTctga